A window of Fusarium oxysporum Fo47 chromosome II, complete sequence genomic DNA:
GTCTTCCCCAGGGCTTCCGCGATTTCTTCCCCGAGTCTGCCATGTTCACTCTGCTTGAGCGATCTTACTGGGGCAGACACCATGTCCACCAAGATACCATTAAGCTCCACGAACTCACTCTTCGTATTCAAGAGTCTTGCTTTGGAGAGAAGCATGCGACAGTTCTTCAGAGTCTCATTGTCCTTGGCCACATCCACGTCAAGTTCTCGACCTCCTCTGATGCCCATGTCTGCGGCGCAAGATACTTCTACCGTGCTGCGAAGTTGGGTGAGATCATTCTGTCCAAGACAAGTGTTCTCGTCGGCGCATGCACGCACTTGTTCTTGACCTGGACTGAGACTATCGTAATCACCGAGCGAACTGAGATCGTGACATGTCGCGAGGAGATGATTCGCGTCTGGATCGAGATCTGCAAGCACAAGCATGGGAGATCCAGTGACGAGGTCATCTGCTGGtatgagaagcttgccaagTTCTACATCTGCATCCATGAGGAATGGCGAGCCACCGTCGCTTATAAGGAGCTCTATGAGATTATTGTCATTCGCTATGGCAAGAAATCACCCGAGGCTGGTCGTATTGGTGCTTTCTTTGGTACCCTGGACATTGTCCTCAAGGGCGAACATGCTGAGAAGGGTATCTGTGAGCTTGAAGAGTTCATCTTTGAGACCACGGAAGAGCTCGATGTCCACGACCATCTCTGCATTGCCATGATGATCAAGCTGGCTTGGTCATACCATGCCTGCGGCAAGTTTTACCTCGCTGAGAAActcttcatcagcatctgGCGTCGCATCTCAATCACTTGTCGTGTTAAGGCTAGCATTGAAGTGCACATTGCCAAGATTCAGATTGCACTGGAGTACTGCAAGTTCTTGCGCAAAATTCATCGCCACGAGGAGGCAaccaccatcctcatctgCCTCTGGGCTGAGTACGAGCATCACCATTGTGAGACTGAGACTCTCATCGTCTGGATCCGAGAGCTCGGATCCCTCTGTAAATCctttggccttcttgagaTCACTATCACTATCTTGACCAAGGTCTGGGGTTGGTTCAAGGGCTGCGGCAAGGGTGATGGCGAGGAAGCTCGTAAGACTACCATTCTTATTActgaggttgttgaggaagtcACTGAAACTACTACTACGACCAAGACGACCACGACTACCACTACCGAGGTCACTGAGACGGTCGTCCGAGAGATCTATGAGACCCACTACACTCGCTGCAAGAAGACTGGCTTCGACTATGCCTTCTATAAAGCTACTATGGCTCTCATTGGTATCTACTTTGAGCATCATCGCTGGTCAGAAGCtgaagtcatcatcaagcgAACCCTCGAGATCACTTGGAAGGCCATCCTCACCACTGATGTCAGCATCACTCTCTGCGAGCACTCAACCCGCGAATGCGTTCATGTAGCTCGTCGTCTTGCCAAGTGCTACCATCACCAAGGTCACTTCGAGAAGGCCGAGCTCATCTACCTGCGCATCTACCATGCCTGCCTTGCCTCTTgcaagcttgaagatgagctCTTGTGCGAGTCACTTACAGTTCTCATTGAGTTCTACGAGGAACATCACAGACACGAGAAGGTAATCCATATCTACATCGAGATTCTGGCCAAGTACAAGAAGCACCTTGGTCACACTCATCACTTGACCATCAAGACTCTATACTGCCTTGCTCATCACTGCAAGCTCATCGGCCACAAGGATGCATATACCTACTACCTCGAGATTGTcaccattctcaacaagGACATCAAGCACTGCCACCACGACGCCTTCGAAGCAGCTCTCTGGCTCTGCCGCCACTACCACAACCGCAGCATGTGGGTCGAACTGCGCACCATCTGCGTTACCATATGGGAGACCCTCTGCCACCACCACTCCGGGCATAAGTGGACAGAGGAGATCATCTGTGAGATCTATGAGAAGTATACtactcttcttgaagtccACATCAAGGTTGAGTTCTCTGTCCTATACAAGATTTCGGTCGAGTATAAGGAGGTCATCAAGACTATCTGCGGTGGGGAGTCCCATGCTTACATCTTGGCTTTGATTGCGTTCGCTAAGATGTGCGAGAAGCATGAGAAACACATTCATGAGTCAGTTACGGTGTATGAGGAGGTTATCAAGAGGACTACTACGACGAAGACGACTACTACTACTGTCACTGAGACTACAGTGCACACGGTCAAGAAGCGTCTTTCCAAGTTGTATGTCACTATTATTACCTCTAGTGGCAAGAAGGAGGGCCACGTTCATGTTCCTATCGATCGAGCTATCTCGATCTGCATTGAGACGTATGaacatctcaagatcaaattTGGTTGCTGGCATGAAGATACGCTGGAGCAGCTCAAGTACATCATCACGCTGTATCACAGCTGCAATACCAAGGAGTATTGctccaagatgatcaagcTGCTTGAGCTTCACATCACTGAGGTCATTACTACTTGCAAGGTCACTACAGTCTTGTTCAAGGTGGCGATTACTCTGGCTTCTATCTACGTTAGCGTCAACCTCATCAAGGAAGGTCATGAGGTTCTTCGCCAGTTGCGacatctcatcatcttcagagGAAGTATGCCCGGTACCGACATCACGCTGAAGCTCGATTTTCACATCAGCAAACTCGTATTTGTCTTCCTCAGCGCCTTCGAGCAAGGCCTTTGCCCCAAGGACTGCTCAACTACTTACTCTGAGATCATGGCCACCATCATCTTTGAGTCTCTTCTCTACGAGGAATACTCCCGTGTCATCGAGTGCGAGACCGAGCTTGAGCTCATTCTCGAGTGTGGTGCCAAGTTGCGAGGCTTCTGGGTTGAACACAAGCGTTCTCAATTCTTGCTCATCCTGGACAAGAGACTCTTCCAGTTGTTCAAGACCAAGTATGCTTCTTACCTCAAGGATGTGAGCGAGGAGCACCAGCGCGTCTTCTACCTTGCTATTCTATGCGAGCTTGGAAAGGATCGTGGCGCCACTCAGATCGACTTCCCTCTTCTTGCTGTCAAGGCTGGAAACGCCAGAGTCAAGGAGCTTCTCCAAGCCAAGGACTGGCATTGTGCCCAGCATCTTGGTCACTGCATCTTCCACTTCGCCCAGTCCCAGAAGCTGTACCATCTTCACAGCTGTATCCAACATGGCTACAAGCTTGCTGAGTTCTTGGCAGGTATTGATGTGCCGCATCCCCATGATGCCAAGGATGACACGATCCGCACTGCTATGTTGAAGACATCCCGCGAGATCATGGCCGAAGTTCTTGCTGCCTTCAGACAAGAGAACATAGACTACCTGTGCCTGCGCTTTGAGGATATCTCCGGTCTCATTCGTCTTCTCGGTGCCCAACAGAATTGGGATGAACTTGAACGCCTTCTCCATCGTCTCTGGGATGCTCGCGAGAGGATGCAGAAGTGTGGCTGGTCACCTATCACCGTCTTGGATATCGGCAAGATGCTAGTCCATGCCCAATACCTCTGTGAGGACATGAATTGTGCCATCGAGACAGCCGAGTTGATTTGCTACAACTTGCGCCGCAGTCGAGGCCGTCTCGATGTCGAGACCTTGGAGTTCTCCCGCCTTCTTGCAGCCTTGTACGCAGAGGCTGGTCGCAATGCCAGCGCCATGAATATGCACGAATCTGTTCTACGCGAAATGATCTcctgcagcagcagcaatgAGTTCGGCGAAGCATATCCGGAGCGTCAACGCTTCACTTCCGAAGCACGTATGCATCTAGAGCTTCTCAAGGGATGCCATCATCAAATGCAAAGTTGGACCAAGCCAGTTGAAGAGTTCAAGGATGTTCACTGCCGCTTGAACActgatcttggtcttgagttGCCTACGTTTGAGAAGTGGTGTAGCGGTGCGGTGGACAAGAGTATTGAGGGAGGAGGCAAATATGTTGCTCCGGGGGAGTGGAGGTTGAAGGGGGATGTGAAGACAATTGTTTCTCGCCGGAGAGTTAGCCACGAGAGACCAAAGGGAAGACTGGATGTGCTGCGTACAGCTAGGACTTGGTGGTTGACGGTGTGAATGGTATATGCATAATGGGCGATGATTCTGTAATGATGGTTGCAAACGCTCACATGTCTCTCACTTGAGCTTTCTTTTGTTGGGTCTCGGGGTTTGTCAGTTTTGCAAGGCGGGGTCACTGGATTCATTGTACTAATTACAAATAACTTTCGCACACAAAATGACCAGGTTTCTATTTATATGTTTCTTGGTGAACTGCTACAACTATAAGCAAGGATGATTGTCCGGATTCTCGCTCACCCATTAAGACTTCTATCCATAGCTGAGAGAAAGTTGCCGTAATTGTGTGCCGGCAATCCACTATACAAACAGAGTTCTAATAAACTTGCCAATTGCAGAGCGTTTTCTGCCGCATTGAATTTGAAAGGGAGACAGGTAGCTTCAAAACAAAGACGGCTCTCAATAATGAATACAACTACTTCTCAAGGTAAGGGCGCAACAATTTCATAAATTGCTCAAATTCCTCCTTTGCAAGCCTTTTCCTTGCGTCTTCCTTAGGGCCATTCGAAATATGAGTATGAAGAAAAGCCTTGCTTGTCTCTTTAGTAAGGACAGACTCCGTATTCGTGGGGCCATCGCAAGGAGATGAGGCATTGGCAAAGTCGAAATCCTCATGTTCCTGCTCTTCATTCAGTATCTTAGTTTTGCCCTTCTGAAGCTCATTCTAGAGTTTGGAAAATTCTTTCTTGGAACAATCCAATTCCGCTTTATCAGCCTTAGCTAGGCCAATCCATGGAAGCTCCAGCAGGAGCGGGCCCAAGAGAAATGAATCCCAAGTAATTCCAGTAACGCAAAGCTGTCTGAGGGCCGAGCCTTCTTCACCGCTGTAGGTGCGCCAACAAGTTTGTCGAAAGTTGATCATGGTAGGGATATTCACTTCGACGATTGGCTCGTGAGTGCCGAGCCTGTTATTGCAATCCCCGCCAACTGGTTCACCATCTTTAGTGATATAACCTGTAGTGGCAGGATCAGGCATCAAAAGTGCCGAGACTGCCTTACCAGGATATCGGTCGACATCTCCAATCATTGGATTCCACATTGAGTTCTGGAAAATGTCAACCACATGTCGAAAGTCAGCAGTAGACATGCGATTATAGTTGAACTCAGGGTCCAGATGGTATATGAAGGCTACAATTGGACCGTAGAATCGACCGTCCAACATTCCTCCTAAAGGATGGGCAAGCGCTGTTTCGTTGAAACTCTCCAAGTGACCTTTGATTTCATTTGGAGGCTGCCAAGAAGCAACTCTGATCGCGTGCTTGAGAATCTTGCCCTCAATGGCATAGTATCTAGTAAGGGCGTGAATAACGAGAGCATCTCTGCCGTACTCTGGGTGCCttttcttctgctcttcGTACCGCTCTTTCGTATTTGACTTCCAGCTGTCGATCTCTGGATGCATAACCACAAGCTCATTCTTGTCATTGGCAACCGCCCAGAAGAACAGAGGCCTCGCTTGTCTGCGAGGAAAGAGTATTAATCTAAGTGAGTATCCAAAGAACGCGACTGGCGGGCAAAAGACGCAAACCTTCTGGTGCACTGCCAAATCACCTCTCTGGCAATCTTTCGAGCAGTAATAAGCATCTTTGCATTTTCACATTTCTACACTGTCATTCGATTGCATAAGGTGCATGTGGGCTCATCCGTGCCTGAAAACAGCTTGGTAATGTCGGATCGGCAGTCTGGGCATCTCTCTCTTGCATGGTCCTAGGTCTTGGACAAATTCGGTGTGGCGATCGCGGTTACAGAAGTCCTTTAGAGGCACAGTCATGTATCACAGGGGCATTTTGGCCAGGACTTGTCTGAAAGAGAAGTTTAAGGGATTAAGAAAAGTAAGGCGATGCTTGAGTAAATACCGATAGGGCTGGGAGCCCTTACagaagcaaagaaaacggAAGGCAACATTCCGAGGCCAGGTTCGCAGGGCGGTGTAATAGCACAGTAACCAACACAGGCAGCTGATAGGCTATTCTGAGCCACAACTGCAAAGACCTCGAAAATTAGTAAAATGTAATCTAAATCTGAGGTCGCAAGGCAACTACATGTAATCCCAGGTCAACAAGATATGTCTAGATAAGGATCCCATTGGATATTTCTCTATCCAAGGCATATGATCCTGTCAAAAGACCAATTGTAACTGCTTTGGTTGAGACATGCATTTGAAAAATCAGCAGAAATTTGCCGCCTCTTGAATCTCAACGTCGTCACCTGCTCGTCTTCTGGCGGAAGAGGTCTATGATCAGATATCAACTTTTCACATCGTCTATCTAGATATTTAGGCCGCGTCTTATGAGGCTGATTATCTAATTGAAACGCCGGGCACAGAGGTCTCTGATCGCACTGATTTCATCTGTTAGCATCTTGATGATAAGACCATCAGTTATCTGTAAATTGACTCACTTTTCAAGCTCTTGTCGGTGATGGCCCTCCTCAGAGAAACTGTAGACACTGAGGTACGTGTCTCCGATAACTGAGAGAATGGCGATTGCCCCTCCCGCCTTCTTGATGTCTATCATGACTTTTGCCCCATTTCCTGGGCCACGTACAGATCTTTTGAGATTCAAAGCCCGTCTCATTAGACGTAGCCCTGCCGCAAACTCTTCAGTAACTGGTCAGCTTCCAGAGCCACGCATACATGTGATATTACAAAATTTATTCCCGACCTTGATCAAGCTGCGCCTAACCAGTTTACTTCCAATTATGTCGGTGCCATATTTGAAGATGTCGATAACTTGAGCTGATGGTAGAGCATTTTTATTAGTCCAAGTATGTTATTTTAACTGACACAGCTTACCTGTAAGTCCGATGCCTGCCGCAATCATGCCAACATAGTTTTACAATAATGATGCAACGTGCTACATCCGCAGTTTCTTTGCCGATCCTTTCGAGtatttttttccttttcccctTTCAGCCTGTCGTTCCACTCGCGCTTCTGGGATGATTCCAGCTCTTCGATAGAGCTCAATCCCTGTTCCTGGAGGGCCTTTTCGATATTGTCATTGATGGTTCCTTCGAAATATTTCGCATTATCGGCTTTGGTTCAGATAGCTTCGAAGTGTATATTGATCGACGTCATCAGTCCCTCGACCCAAGCCGCCCTTTTTGGGTTATCTGACCAAGTTGAATGAGCAAGTGTAAATTCTTCTAGTTACCACTGATGGATGCTTTCGAACCTGTATAGAATGTAGACTCGTCCATGGTTACGATAAACGTTTAAAGCTGCAGTCGAGTGCCAGGCGTCTGGCTTGTGCGTGATGAAGGGATACTGAAAAGTGAAGTGGATACGCGCACGTAGTgaagacatcaacaagatcatcgGGGACTGCCTCTCGCCTACGCACTTCTTCATCGATAACAAGCCCAAGGACCGCTATTATATACGAAGTTAAAGAGCAGTCGAAAGCTGCGCTGTGCCATCAAGATTCCACGCTATTATAGTCTCTACAAGGTATACTCCGAGACTGTATACGTCTTGCTGCATCATATAATACTTGCTATCTTCCTGTCGCAGTAGATGCCGGTATGGGTTCAACATGATGGTGTTCTGTCAAGCTTTGAGTACTCTACTATCCTGATAACATACTACTCCTCCTCATATCCCACCCAGGTTTTCGTCTTGCGAGTAATGCTCGGCCCGCTAATCCACAACGGGACAGCAGCAACGAAGAGCACAAAAATGACCAGAGCAACAGTCAAGAACATGAAGTACTTATCCTTCATCCACCAGTCCAGAGTGCTATAAGATACTCCGAAGCCAATAACATTCTTAATAACATTAACCACGACACCAATCTGaatggccttcttggggtAGCTCTCAGTGCAGTAAGAGATCATAACATTGCAGCCTCCGGTGAGATTGGCGTTGAGGATGGCCCAGAAGAGTCCAACGACAGCCCAGTGCCAGCCACGTTGGAAACCAACACCTATAAGCGTCGTAGCTATCGGAGTTGCGATGGCGAATGGCAAAAGGATAGGCAGCGCTGACTCAGGCTTGAACTCGCCATTGCGTCGCAAATGCCTCTCAGCAAGCCAATCCGCCCCCGCGCCACCAAAAGGCATACCAGCCAGCAGACCCAAGAGGGGGGCAATGTTGTACAGTCCAACCTGGCCAGATGTCCAGAGCCATGGGGGCTGGGAGAAGGTGATCGAGACAAGGATCGAGGTGGCAATGGTGCCAGCGATTGAGAATCCGAACAAAAGGACTGTGATGATGACAGCAGGAGACACGAGTATTCTGAATGGTTCCACGACAAGATAAAAGAAGTTCGGCGGGGGGTGGTTGTGTCTGAGCGTTAGAAAGAATGACCGTCTGAACCAGAGTGCACCGGGCTTGCATGGCTCGAATGTGGCCACTGAAGCTGGCCGTGTCTCGTATTGCTGCGCATTACCAACCTCCTCCAAAGGCTCCTTTGGCTCACCAACCTGTTCTTCATCAATCGACTCAATGGAGATATCGGAAGGTTCTGGGTCGCCAGCAACTCGAATGTTGGTAAGAGGCTCCGGGAACATCAAGATCATGACGAGAAGGTTGAGAGCACAGATGCCACCGAAGATGTAGTTCGGATACCTCCAGCTTCCCAGATTATCAACAGCGTAGCCGGTAATCAGAGGACCGAAGACGGCACCAGCACCCAAGGCCCAGGTGTATACGCTCATGGCTCGAGCGACATACTCGCGGGGAAATAGCAGCACCACGACAACTGGACCAAGTGCCTCTACAACACCACCGCCCAACCCGCCGATGACACGAGCTGCGAGTAGAGATTCGTATGATTGCGCTCTGGCTTgccagaagaagcctgcgGTAAATACTGCGAGACCGATGAGGATGGTATAGCGGCTGCCAATGTATGCGACGGTGGGGAGTGCCCAGACATTCTAATAATCGAGGTAATGTTCAGCGCCAATGGAACTCAAATGTATTTCTAAAATGTTTCATAGTACTTACTCCGAGACCAATGCAAAGAGTACCCCAGCTTGCGAGCTGAGAGATCTTTGTGCTGCTCACATGCATGTCCTTCaccagaggaagaagcatgGGTGGAATAGAAGCACCTAGAACTTGGCCCATCATGACAAAGAAGGATAGATTACCCATCATGATCAATCGCCACCACAATGGCCATGACTAGAGAAAGACCTGTGTCAGTACTACGTTATGAGAATTGCAGATGATAGCAAAGTGGAGTTACTAAGTTGGATGAGTAAAACAGACGACGTTCAATGGAAACAACATAATGAAGGGGTAATTGAATATCAGGTTATCGTGTCGGGACACAGAAAAACTTACCATCGGGCCATCTTTTCGGTGCAAAACGCTTTCAGAGGAATGCGCCATGTCGTGCTTGGAGGCTACTTCCAGCCCTGCCCTGATCCCGCGGGAGGAGGTGTCGAAGAAACGAAGGGAGAAAAAGACTCAGAGGCTGTCGAACGAAGCTGAGTACTACTGGTAGAGCGCGTCTACTGACGTGCTGCGGCAAGGGTTGCGAAAAGAACTCAGACGAGGAAAGGTTTGTAGCAGCTGTTTAGCGGCCTAAACTCAAAGTCGGACTTTGCTTAGACTTTTATCCACAGCCCGGTCGGCCCTTAGGAGCTAGTGAAGTAGGGAAATCCGGGGAAGTGGCCACGCTAATGCTCAAGCCACGAATATCCATCCTAATCTCGGaattcttatttatattccGACCTGGGCATCCGGGGTATGGCACTGGAGCTTGTAGTGACAGATGCTCAGTGCAGCCAGCTATCGGGATATCCGCTTGTAACTCCCTCCTTGGCTGCTAAACCTTCTGAGGATTACTTTTCAAGAAGACGGTTCTATCTGCATGTCCGGATGATCAAAATGGAGTTTTCCTTGGCTTCCTACTTTGGATCGGAAGAGCCGAGACACATCATGATTGCCAACATGTTATAGGTTAATAATAACAATAAGCACATCCATGTCTACAGCCCCTTACTAAGCAGTAACAGCATACATCTTAGTATTCCTGCTATAGCACGGCTTTCCCGAGCTACATATCTCACCGTACTATGCTGCCAAGGCTGTTTCATAAGAGGACACATGCCTTGCCACCGGCCGAACCGGCGCCTGGTCCTCCGATGGGGATATTTAATATTACAGTGCTTATCTTGATCGCG
This region includes:
- a CDS encoding major facilitator superfamily domain-containing protein, with translation MAHSSESVLHRKDGPMSWPLWWRLIMMGNLSFFVMMGQVLGASIPPMLLPLVKDMHVSSTKISQLASWGTLCIGLGNVWALPTVAYIGSRYTILIGLAVFTAGFFWQARAQSYESLLAARVIGGLGGGVVEALGPVVVVLLFPREYVARAMSVYTWALGAGAVFGPLITGYAVDNLGSWRYPNYIFGGICALNLLVMILMFPEPLTNIRVAGDPEPSDISIESIDEEQVGEPKEPLEEVGNAQQYETRPASVATFEPCKPGALWFRRSFFLTLRHNHPPPNFFYLVVEPFRILVSPAVIITVLLFGFSIAGTIATSILVSITFSQPPWLWTSGQVGLYNIAPLLGLLAGMPFGGAGADWLAERHLRRNGEFKPESALPILLPFAIATPIATTLIGVGFQRGWHWAVVGLFWAILNANLTGGCNVMISYCTESYPKKAIQIGVVVNVIKNVIGFGVSYSTLDWWMKDKYFMFLTVALVIFVLFVAAVPLWISGPSITRKTKTWVGYEEE